From a single Maylandia zebra isolate NMK-2024a linkage group LG3, Mzebra_GT3a, whole genome shotgun sequence genomic region:
- the LOC143416767 gene encoding uncharacterized protein LOC143416767, whose product MKTPSASLLLGVCVLLLSAPTVSAVSLSVSPNLQQVFRGSSSVSLSCVDDGQTADGWTVKRTRGGPTEDCGAAAGFGRVHGSSCVLDHSVSSDGSYFCENSSGQQSDEVSISVSDKGVILEIPALPVWTGSDVTLRCRERSGDTAAAYFSFNGRHVGAGTAAELVIRRVKQSDEGLYSCATEAFGPSPQSFLRVRDPPQHRSSDSTPPVNSSADTASSPPQGLTSFLTALIAGLVPVVLLVLLLVLVRLLFYCKKKNEANGS is encoded by the exons ATGAAGACCCCGTCTGCCTCTCTGCTCCTCG gtgtgtgtgtgctgctgctgtctgcacCGACTGTTTCTGCAG tgtctctgtctgtcagtcCAAACCTTCAGCAGGTCTTCAGAGGATCTTCTTCAGTGTCTCTGAGTTGTGTTGATGATGGACAGACAGCTGATGGATGGACAGTGAAGAGGACCAGAGGAGGACCCACTGAGGACTGTGGAGCAGCTGCAGGCTTTGGGAGGGTTCATGGTTCCTCCTGTGTTCTGGATCACTCCGTCTCCTCTGATGGAAGTTACTTCTGTGAGAACTCATCTGGACAGCAGAGCGATGAAGTGTCCATCAGTGTTTCAG ATAAAGGTGTGATCCTGGAGATTCCTGCACttcctgtgtggacaggaagtgatgtcactctGCGTTGCAGAGAGAGGAGCggtgacacagctgctgcttaTTTCTCCTTTAATGGACGTCATGTTGGAGCtggaacagcagcagagctCGTCATCAGAAGGGTCAAACAGTCTGATGAAGGTCTCTACTCTTGTGCTACTGAAGCATTTGGACCGTCTCCTCAGAGCTTTctgagggtcagag ATCCTCCTCAGCACAGGAGCTCAGACTCCACTCCTCCTGTGAACTCTTCTGCTGACACTGCTTCATCACCTCCTCAGGGTCTCACCTCCTTTCTCACTGCACTCATAGCAGGCCTGGTTCCTGTGGTTCTTCTGGTTCTGCTCTTGGTTCTAGTTCGACTTCTTTTctactgcaaaaagaaaaatgaagcaaatg GAAGCTGA
- the LOC112433383 gene encoding E3 ubiquitin-protein ligase TRIM21-like, producing the protein MSAANNLRSENQFLCSICLDVFTDPVTTSCGHNFCKTCISQHWDMNVICKCPLCKETFYTRPQLRVNTFISEIVAQFRREAQQKASSSSSEQQAAKPGEVPCDVCTGTRLKALKSCLVCQTSYCQTHLEPHLTVKRLKRHQLVDAVENLEGRMCTKHDKLLELFCKTDQTCVCMLCSALDHKNHEFVPLREEYEGKKAELEKTEAEIQQMIQKRRLKIQEITESVKMSKDAADRQKAEGVQVFTALKESVERRLKKFIKEIEDKQEATEKQAEGLIKDLEQEISELMERSSEVEQLSRSEDHLHLLQSFSSLKAASPTKDWTEVRVRPPSYEGTVVRAVETLEETLWKDMNELFEAELQRVQQYAVDVSLDPDTAHPYLILSDDGKQVKYGDVKKKLPDNPERFSPCPNVLGEQSFSSGRFYFEVQVKGKTKWDLGVARESINRKGNITLSPQDGFWIVRLRNGNKYSACASPPVRLCLHPGPEKVGVFVDYEEGLVSFYDVGAAALIYSFTGCSFTHKLHPYFCPSNNDGGKNSAPLIICPVNQTELIND; encoded by the coding sequence ATGTCAGCTGCCAACAATCTGAGATCTGAAAATCAGTTTCTGTGCTCCATCTGTCTGGATGTGTTCACTGATCCAGTCACTACATCATGTGGACACAACTTCTGCAAAACCTGCATCAGTCAGCACTGGGACATGAATGTCATCTGTAAGTGTCCCTTGTGTAAAGAGACTTTCTACACTCGACCTCAGCTGAGGGTCAACACCTTCATCTCTGAGATAGTTGCTCAGTTCAGACGTGAAGCTCAGCAgaaagccagcagcagcagctcagagcaACAAGCTGCCAAACCAGGAGAAGTTCCCTGTGACGTCTGCACTGGAACCAGACTGAAGGCCCTGAAGTCCTGCCTGGTGTGTCAGACCTCCTACTGTCAGACTCACCTGGAGCCTCATCTGACAGTGAAACGTCTGAAAAGACATCAGCTGGTTGATGCTGTGGAGAACCTGGAAGGCAGGATGTGCACGAAGCACGATAAACTCCTGGAGCTGTTCTGTAAGACCGACCAGACATGTGTCTGCATGCTCTGCTCTGCTTTAGACCACAAGAACCACGAGTTTGTTCCTCTGAGAGAAGAATATGAAGGAAAGAAGGCAGAGCTGGAGAAGACAGAGGCTGAGATTCAACAGATGATCCAGAAGAGACGACTGAAGATTCAGGAGATCACAGAGTCGGTGAAGATGAGTAAAgatgctgcagacagacagaaagcagaagGTGTTCAGGTCTTCACGGCTCTGAAGGAGTCTGTTGAGAGACGCCTGAAAAAGTTCATAAAGGAGATCGAAGACAAACAGGAAGCTACAGAGAAACAGGCTGAAGGTCTCATCAAAGATCTGGAACAGGAAATCTCTGAGCTGATGGAGAGAAGCTCTgaggtggagcagctctcaCGCTCTgaagaccacctccacctcctccaaagCTTCTCCTCCCTGAAAGCTGCTTCACCCACCAAGGACTGGACAGAGGTCAGAGTCCGTCCACCATCATATGAGGGGACTGTGGTGAGAGCTGTGGAGACACTGGAGGAGACACTCTGGAAAGATATGAATGAGCTGTTTGAGGCTGAGCTGCAGAGGGTGCAGCAGTATGCAGTAGATGTGTCTCTGGATCCTGATACAGCACATCCTTATCTCATCCTGTCTGATGATGGAAAACAAGTGAAGTATGGTGATGTGAAGAAGAAACTTCCAGACAATCCAGAGAGATTTTCTCCATGTCCTAATGTTTTAGGAGAGCAGAGTTTCTCTTCAGGCAGATTTTACTTTGAGGTTCAGGTTAAAGGAAAGACTAAATGGGATTTAGGAGTGGCCAGAGAGTCGATCAACAGGAAGGGAAACATCACATTGAGTCCTCAGGATGGTTTCTGGATTGTGAGGTTGAGAAATGGAAATAAGTACAGTGCTTGTGCTTCACCTCCAGTCCGTCTCTGTCTTCATCCTGGTCCTGAGAAGGTGGGGGTGTTTGTGGATTATGAGGAGGGTCTGGTCTCCTTTTATGATGtaggtgctgcagctctgatctaCTCCTTTACTGGCTGCTCCTTCACTCACAAACTCCACCCTTACTTCTGTCCCAGTAACAATGATGGCGGTAAAAACTCTGCACCTCTGATCATCTGTCCTGTAAATCAAACTGAGTTGATCAACGACTGA